A region of Malaclemys terrapin pileata isolate rMalTer1 chromosome 5, rMalTer1.hap1, whole genome shotgun sequence DNA encodes the following proteins:
- the FABP2 gene encoding fatty acid-binding protein, intestinal, with the protein MAFDGNWKVDRSENYEKFMEQMGINVMKRKLGAHDNLKITIQQEGNKFTVKESSTFRTIEIIFMLGVNFEYSLADGTELSGTWNLEGNKLVGKFNRKDNGKELKAFREIVGDELIQTYIYEGVEAKRIFKRV; encoded by the exons ATGGCATTCGATGGCAACTGGAAGGTAGACAGAAGTGAAAACTATGAAAAATTCATGGAGCAGATGG GTATTAACGTAATGAAAAGAAAGCTAGGAGCCCACGACAACCTGAAAATCACTATTCAGCAGGAGGGAAACAAATTCACTGTCAAGGAATCAAGTACTTTCCGCACCATAGAAATAATATTCATGCTGGGAGTCAATTTTGAATACAGCCTGGCTGATGGAACTGAGCTCAGT GGTACTTGGAACCTGGAAGGAAATAAGCTTGTGGGAAAATTCAACCGGAAAGATAACGGGAAAGAGCTCAAAGCATTCAGAGAAATCGTAGGAGATGAATTAATTCAG ACTTACATATATGAAGGAGTTGAAGCCAAGAGAATCTTTAAAAGGGTTTAA